The genomic window AGGTAAGTGGGTGAGGTTGTTCAGTTTCTGATTAGTAATTGCGGTTGCATGTTTGATTAGTGATAGATTTTGTTGATGAAATACGTGATTAGCCATGGTGGAATAGCAGTAGGAGCCATTTTTGTAGTTAGTCTATGTTGTTGAAGTTCTTCATGATTTTATTTTAGCGCGGGAAAGGTTGGAAAAGTTTGGGATCGTGTTTATAtatgagttaattttgaaaattttttgtctttttcCGTGTGGACCATGTGCATGTAACGTGACGTATAATAGCTGACTATCGTTGAATATTGGTTGATATTTGTTGGATGGTTACTTTAATAGGAATTTGGATGGTTAGTTTTGCAAATATTGAGGGATTCTGATATTACTTCCTACAACCGATGTCCCAGAACCAATAGAACCAGGATAACACCTCCCTAACTCGGATAACCTTGGAGTctgagaataaaaaaaagaacttCTTGTTAATGTGAACTTCCTGTAGGATAAGAACTTATTGTTACCTTCTATttagatataaaaaaaagaaaagtaatgaCCACAACATAGACCTGACTAATAactataaatagaaaataaggaatCTATTTTGATGTCAATGTGCTAACAAAGCAaacaaatttatatttatataggtACTCCAGCTGAAATTTTCTAATTAAACATGCAAACAGCCAAAACAGATGGATGATAACCAACAACGAGTAATAAAGATGTCACTAGCAATAAGTAGACTACTCTACTGTTATTGGTTTTATTTCTCTAATGTGAAGCCAATAGATTAGGCTGTCTTTTATGTTAGCTGACTTTTATGTTTTCTACCTTGGACTGCCATGGCTTATGGTTTAGGTACCTGGAATTTCAAAAGCATCTTTTGATCAGGATtaaagttatttttatatatgaatGAGTGGAGATTACTGTAATGGTTTATTCCAATTTTATCAACTTTGACAATAATACCAATGAATgctaatttaaaatttcaaaatgtgAAATTGTACTGGGGAGTGGCTTTGATAAAAGTAGTATTAGTATTGAGAAAATGCAATAAGAATAAAGCacgtataataaaaaattaaaggatAGAAATTGCGAGTCGGTCTAATTGCATTTtgcatgaaaaatatttttgatgaataataaaaaatgttTCTACTTATTAGATGGTAGTGGTCTTCATATATTAGATAGTTTTGTTTTAATTGATTTAATTGGGAGTGTTTtcctaatttttaattttgtgttcGCTTGCAGATTAGTGAGTGCTATTGTCTTTCAGAttgattgattattattattacaaagaGCAGTTTTGTAATTGTTATGTTTTAGCTTCTACTCCAGGTTTCCAGAATTGGTTGCCAATTTGTTAGTTGTAACCCACTTTGATTATTGTGCCGTCTTTGTTCTTTATCTCGCTGAACTTTATCATTTTCTCTCTAGTTTCTAAATCAATAAAATGGTGTGGCATATACTAGTCTTGTATCTAGAGAATCCAGCAATAGAGAATCATTCATTAGTGTTTTGGagtttttgcttttcttttattaaGGTTTTGTGAATTGTGAGTGCTTTGTGACGAGGATAATTGTGGTTAAATGGGGTCTGATCAAGCACTGCCTAACTGAAATAATGTGATGGGAGTTTCTTGTggattttgtatatatatatattgggagTTAGGGAATGTTATATCAGCCCATTGATTTATGTTGCTCATGATTCATCACCAGCACTATATACCAGAACTACCACTTTATGAGAGTCATTATTTGATCATGTGATTGACTCTTATTGACGGTGTGACACCAATTTATGCTGGTCTTAGTCCAAGCTTTGGTGAGGATAATAGGTTCTTTGACAAGACAGTGGCAGCAAAGAGAAATTGGGTGAGTTGCTGTTTTGCTTTGAACTGTTTGTATCCTCATTGAACCTGGTATTGGTTTATGCGGCTTGTTTATTAATTTCCCACGATTTATTTCCAATCCCTAACCTGGGTTTGCTAATTCATCTAAAACCTACATGTTTAAATCTGGAACGGGGGTCACTGTGACCAATTTTTCGATGTATTGGGTTGATTGACTTTAGCATACTATGCTGTTGGAATGAGGTTGTCAAATAATTCGAGCATGTTTGGTTATTGAATGCTGTTTGGATATGAATAAGTTTTTTTGGGGATATCCTTATGTCATTTGTACTGTTTGGTGTAGTGGTTATTTCCTTATTGTTGGAGGGGCCATTGGTGGGTATATGCATTTGAGGTGAATGCGAAGCGCATAGTTATACTCGACAGTTTACATTCTGCACCAGCAGATGACACACGGGATAAACTCGATGCATATGTGGTAAGAAACTGTACTTCTTTTATTCAAAATATAGCTATGTTATTCAATTCAATAGGATGTTGTTCCACTATGTTCATTCCATGGTTTTCAGGGGAGACTGTGTGAGGATATGGGAAGCATTGCTATACCTGGATTTGTTCGGACTCCGTACGGCCCAGCTCGTTCCTACGCTAGGGTTCCAAAGCAACCGAACAAGTGAGATGAAAATATAACCCAAATCTAAggcttcttaaaatttttttcaataattgaAAAAGTAATATTGTTTTCCTGTAGCTTTGACTGTGGCATGTGCGTTATTAAGTTCATTGAAAGTTGGAAAGAAGATCGTGAACTTTACGAATGGGACGAGGTTTGTTAAATAAACACTTTCATAATTCTAATTATTCGTGCTGTACAAAAAAAACATGGTAACAATTCTTAACACTTGGTTGCCTGATAAACCTATGCACATGATTCACTCAGTTCATACCGGATGGAGTTGATGCTAGACATAATTTGTGGCCCACACAATGCATTGGTTCATCAGCTTGTTTCATTATTGAGTGAAATGGTTAAACCCGTTCGTCGCAATGCACCACGGAACAAGAAGAAGAACGTTAGTTCACCATACACTGCACCTAGCACACGGTCATTGATTGAATGTGCGGAGGGATTACCGAAGGGGGCAATGCGCAAAGGCAGGAAGAAGTTGCTTACTTAGGATTAGTTGCAATGAAATGCACTACCACATTATACTGAGTTTACCTGCTGTTGAGATGCTTAGGGATTTGTTTTTGTCAAATTAGAAAGACTTGATTCCAGGACATCTTTTGTTTTTCTACATTACAATGATTTATTGGTTATGTTACCTAAAAATTATCTATTTTTTTCTATATTAGAATCCAGGATTTATCAAGACTGTTTGGTACAGTTGGCATAATTGTGCATGTTGAAATAGGTGACAACTAACCATCCACCAATATAGCTAAACTGAACATCTGATACCTTACTATACTGAACATCCAGTTTAACTAgataaaattcaaaacataacAACCAAGTGCAACATAGATAAGTACTAACAGGTAACCATCCATTCTTAGAGAAAAAATGAACATCTCATTACCTATGGAAATGAACATCCACTTTTAATCTaatatttattttagttagtttgataactaatatttatttgttattttagtaaaatatttttgCTCCGTATTATTTACTGCTGTCCAGTAAAGTATATAGTTCATCTAAAGAAATTTTGTTTTTCCTAAATATTAGtcatttaaataatattttattttattctaattgaATTTTATTAGGCTTTcaacagttttttttttcaacGTATGTAGTTACTGTTCATAGAAtggatataaaatataattatttatttgttaaaaGATTTAATGTATTGGTCAACTGTTAGCCAAAAATTAGTAGTATAGTCTTCTGGAATATTTGTTAATTTTAAGGGTTTATAAGAAAAAACtttgattaaaaataaatttttaagttaCTAATAATGCAGTATTGTTAACCAAAAATTAGTAGTATAGTCCTCTGGAAGCATGTAGAATTAAGGTACAACTTTATTAAACTATCTGGTATATTACAGAATAACCACCAAATATATTCATTATGCATTAAGTCTACAcgaaataaaaatagtaaaatgGTTTGTTCTAACTAATGGAAAAAGGGTTCTTGCAATTAATAACATATGGACCTTTGCAACAGCTGCCTTAGAACCTTGAAACTAACATGAATCCTATACATACAGAGTGGGGAAAATATACAATCTCACAACCTCATCCAACTAATCCCACTTTTTGTTGAAGGAGCTTAACAAAGACAGGAAACCACCGGCTTGTTCGGGACCATTCAGGCCAGAAACAGCACAATGGTTTGTATCTTCAAGTGTGTGCGGACGAACCACCtgccaaaaaaaaagaaaaagtccaAATAGTTATGTTCTACGATAGTACTATACCAAATAAACAATGAAAGTTGAGATTAAGCCAAAGATATACCGGGGGTAAATTCTTTTGTTTTCTCCGTCTTGAATTCTTGATGGACTTCTCAAGGGCAGAGCCGAGCCTCTTACTCTTTGGCCTGCCCTTTGTGGTGACCTTCGATGGGCCTTGGATGTCATCAACACTGACATCGTTCGAACTCTGTGAGCCAATGTTGGTCTGAGTCTCTGCCACGCTCTCGGACCTCTTTTTGGCACGGTGCGCAGCCAACTTGGCCCTTGTTTCTTCCAAAGCAACATGCAGCAATGCTGTTTCTTCATCGTCACCTACAAACTCTTGGGCAACATTGTAGAAGTGTGCACACAGTCCCCTGAATGCAACATGACTCTCATCCGACCGACTGACATCATGGCTACTTTTGACATATGTATGCTTGCGCTTTATCTTCTTGCTCCATCGAGGAAGAACATAACAAGAAGGTACTTTGTACACTTTATACGAATGGAACACTTCAAGGCAGTGACAGCACAACACACCTGAACTCTCAAAGAGATTACACTCACAACGAAGCTCCTGTGTGGAACGGTCAAAGTGAACATCGTACGGAACGCATAGAATAGTATCGTTGACTAGTTTCTCCTCTTCCACCTTCACGCAGACCAATGGACCCTGTTCATCAATTGCAGAAACTCTGCAGTTAGCCTTCTTCACAAACTCAATCTGAACATCCCTAAAAATGCTCGTGGTATACTCTAGTTGAAACTGTTTCTCCATAGGCGAGGTCGTTGCACAAGGGATGACCCCCCTCGAGTCTGCAGCATCATCCTCCAGTTCCCTCTGCTCCTTGACTCCAAGCACATTGTCATATTCATGAACAAATTGAACTAAGCTAGTTTTACTGGATAAGTATCCACCGTAGAATGCGTGCATGCTCTCACTCCTTTGCGTACTCCGCATTGATGCCCAAAATTCACCCTTGAAATATATTGGGACCCACATGCGTCGGTCATCATACAAATCTACAAGAAATAAATAATCCCAAATTAAGTATAGAAAGCTTACACCAAACATATTACTACGCATGTTAAATGACCATCCACAATCACTGATATACTAAACATCCAAATGTTTTCTATAATGAACATCCAACTAATTATCATCCAGAATTACTGATAAACTAAACATTCAAATGACGACCAATTGCAATTAAACCGTGAAAGGTAATCGTAAAGTAACAAACCTGACAGCCATGTGTTGTTATGTAAGTTGTACTCATCTATAAAATCAGTCCAGTTATCTTCAAATGACTCCTCCGTCCGAGAGTTCTACACAATGTCGTTTAGGTCACCGTACAAAGCTCCGTACCGGCGGTAACCCCCAAGCTTGGAAGGTAGCTTATTCATAATATGCCAGATGCACCACCGGTGGCGTGTGTCAGGTAAAGTATTTTTGATCGCACGGTAAAGGGATCGACATTGATCGGTTATGATACTCTTTGGAGCAGTTCCCATGCACTTCACCCATTGGCTAAAAACCCACTCATAACTTCCGATTTCTTCATTCCCCAACAAAGCACAACCAAGGAGGGTCGACTTACCATGGTGGTTGACCCCAACGAACGACACAAACGGTAATCCATGCCTACCAGAAAAACCAACCAGATGTAAGAAATGCAAATCACGATCAAATAGCGTTTTATAAAGAGTAGGAAAAAACACCAACTTAACTACTACGTACCTATTTGTACTGTACGTGCTATCAACTGACACGACGTCTCCATAGTATTCATACGACGCCCTACACCTTGCATCAACCCATACTGCACTCTTAAATTTACACTCCTCGTCCAACTTCACCGCGTAAAAGAAGTTCGGATTGATGTCCTTCATTCTCATGAAGTAGCTCATCATCTCCCTGACATCGGCATTCACGTTGCTATTGCGGAGCCTTGCTGTTATATAGTTTCTTAAATCCTTCTCTGAGAATCCCAAGTTAGAGGGGCCACCAGCCCCATTTGACAAAGCAAGGAATGTCTTATTTGGACGAATCCCAGTCTCATCATTATCCTCGATCACGCACTTCGCATGCATGGTCAGCTGCCTATACTCATGGTAGTGCACTGCCTTTCTCGGTGAACAGGGGTGTGAGTGCGTCAAGTCAACCTTGAACAAAACCCAGTCTTGCACGGCTTTATCAAACTTTACATATATCCTTGCCTTGCACCCAGCAGCTGAAATCGTATTCTTCCGCGTTGGTGCTTTAACACGAGACTCACGGATCCCGTCGCGATTACAGTGTATAGCTTGATTAATGGGAGCCTTTGTGATCTTGTCAAATGTTGTCGTCCTTATCTTAGTTGCAAATCCAGCTTTCTTTGCATAGGTCACATAAAAGTCATGTGCCATCTGTAACTGAGAAAACCGCATTCCAACTCTTGGTATCTCGTCTTCTTGTAGGTTACCATGATCTGGTAACTGTATTTTATATTAATCCGAAAGAAATATTAATTACCATTATTTATCAAATCAAACATGTACATTATGACTACACAAAAGTAAGCTAGACTACAATACCTCATCACCAAGCTCCTTCTCTTCACTTTCAACATCTGTAACATCCGACAACTGCGTGGCCTAAAATTCCAAAATAAACAAAGTAACCAAAAGGAGGAAGATCCTTATCAAAACTCATTTCAATAAAATCTCTAAAACAATCACCGAAAATACATCAATAGCTACAAATCCAGCTAAGAGAATTATTTTTTCATTTcatgtattatttaattaatttcccCCCTTCcccattaaaatttattattttttgttattatttgtaGTTATCAATCTAAGAAGAATGTTAGAATCaatgtttaaaacttaaaagtatgGAATAAATTATATTGTTAAATTATTATTAGATTAAACagtttaattaagtttttttaaataatttaaataattatattaaatattaaatattttttttcattcaaNNNNNNNNNNNNNNNNNNNNNNNNNNNNNNNNNNNNNNNNNNTATTATTTACGGGCTTTAATCACCCTTTAGTGGCTACTTTTTTCACTCCATAAACAAAATTATTTTCATGTATATTTACATACACACACTCTTTTCTTCAAATGCAGGAAGAACATAAGCACACCATTCATTATAAACCACTCAAATAACTTCATAATTGGTTAATCTATGCAAATGTAGGATAAACATAACCTTATAATCCCATAAGcatgaaaaatattaaaataacatgCAGGAAGCATATGAGCATATAACTAAAAAATATGCAGTGAGCATATAACCATATCATTACATGATTACAACACTCATATAAGCATTTCATGGTTAGCATGTTGCAAATACAAGTAGCATTCACTTCAATTCAATAAACAAATTTAGCCACTGCATCACCCTA from Arachis ipaensis cultivar K30076 chromosome B09, Araip1.1, whole genome shotgun sequence includes these protein-coding regions:
- the LOC107619475 gene encoding uncharacterized protein LOC107619475, whose product is MGSIAIPGFVRTPYGPARSYARVPKQPNNFDCGMCVIKFIESWKEDRELYEWDEDSLSSYRMELMLDIICGPHNALVHQLVSLLSEMVKPVRRNAPRNKKKNVSSPYTAPSTRSLIECAEGLPKGAMRKGRKKLLT
- the LOC107615168 gene encoding protein FAR1-RELATED SEQUENCE 5-like; translation: MAHDFYVTYAKKAGFATKIRTTTFDKITKAPINQAIHCNRDGIRESRVKAPTRKNTISAAGCKARIYVKFDKAVQDWVLFKVDLTHSHPCSPRKAVHYHEYRQLTMHAKCVIEDNDETGIRPNKTFLALSNGAGGPSNLGFSEKDLRNYITARLRNSNVNADVREMMSYFMRMKDINPNFFYAVKLDEECKFKSAVWVDARCRASYEYYGDVVSVDSTYSTNRHGLPFVSFVGVNHHGKSTLLGCALLGNEEIGSYEWVFSQWVKCMGTAPKNLYDDRRMWVPIYFKGEFWASMRSTQRSESMHAFYGGYLSSKTSLVQFVHEYDNVLGVKEQRELEDDAADSRGVIPCATTSPMEKQFQLEYTTSIFRDVQIEFVKKANCRVSAIDEQGPLVCVKVEEEKLVNDTILCVPYDVHFDRSTQELRCECNLFESSGVLCCHCLEVFHSYKVYKVPSCYVLPRWSKKIKRKHTYVKSSHDVSRSDESHVAFRGLCAHFYNVAQEFVGDDEETALLHVALEETRAKLAAHRAKKRSESVAETQTNIGSQSSNDVSVDDIQGPSKVTTKGRPKSKRLGSALEKSIKNSRRRKQKNLPPVVRPHTLEDTNHCAVSGLNGPEQAGGFLSLLSSFNKKWD